TAATTTGGCCTAAGCCTGCCTTCTCTAGAGCTTCAAGTGCATAATAGTGATATGTTTCTCCCCCGCTCTGAAAGGAAGAACGTGCATTAAATACATCGTTGCTTTTTGACATGTTAGACCCTCCTTCTCAACCTATCTTACCTTAGATCAACATCATTGTCTAAATGTGAGACCTTATTAGAAAGCGCTTAAATATGTATTGATTCGCTCCCCCTAAATAGAATAGCAAAAAAAGGGCAGATTAGAAACTATTTTTCGTGCAAATACTAAAATGAAGACATTAAACATTTAAACATTAGGAGGAAAAAACATGACAGAACGTCATAATGCAAAAGACATTAGAAGTAATGCTGGTAAAGCGAAAAATGGTGGGCAACCTGAGCCATTAAGTGGATCTAAAAAGGTTAAAAAAGCGAATCACGTCAGTCAGACAAACGGAGAAGGATAACTTTTGTAATCCACCTAGGCAGATAGAATGTCTCTTCAAATCACGCCGCATATAATGTACCAATCCGAATAACAAGGAGGTGCTTTATATGGGTGGATACGAAAAAGGAAATGGTTTCGCGTTAATCGTTGTGCTTTTTATTCTTCTTGTAATCGTTGGCGCTAGCTGGCTTTATTAATTATAAAACAATTGTCAGCTGCATTTAAAAAGAATTGCTGGCACAGAATTGTTTTAGCTATAACAAACAAAAGAGGCTGAGACAGAACTCTTTTAGTTATCTAAAAACCCGAACTATCATGGTTCGGGTTTTTGACGGTTTTTGACCATTAAAAATATGAGAGTGGGGCCTCCGCTCCGGACATACACTCCGCACCCGCGTGGGAGGCCGGTGACCTCTACTCCCACAGAAGTCTACGTGTATGTCCTACGCTAATTTTTGCTCATTTGAAATGGGATTGAGTTACTTAAGGATAAGTAAATTAAAGTTATAGCTTGTACTATTGATTGAAATTGTTCGTCTTTTCATAACATCTGTATGATTATGTCCCAATCTCTAAAGTCCTGGATTTAGTTTAGTACTTCTCTAAAGATTATCCGTTTCATTTCTTTATGTTATGACCAATTTGGTTCATACGTATAAATTGTTATTCCATGGTGTCTCGCTGTGCCACGAAAATTCAGCACATCTTCTGCAGCCATTAAAGACTGCCTAAATACCAGAAAATCCGCTTTATCAATCGCAATGTTGCTTTTTGCACCAGTTCGTAATTCTTCAAGAATGGATTGCGCCTGCTCATTCGTCATTGTCTTCACCTATTTCTATGTTATTCTAAGAATATATTAGTAGAGGATGTGTAATCATGCAACTAACCTATCATGTAAATGCTCCTGTTACAGCAGAAGAAGTGGCAGATGTTTTCAAATCATCTGGAATTATTAGACCGGTTGATGATTTAGATAGAATTGAAAAAATGCTTCAAGCCGCTCAGTTAGTGATCTCCGTTCGAGATGGTGAACAACTAGTTGGAATCGCACGATCATTAACTGACTTTTGTTACTGCTGTTATCTATCAGATTTAGCTGTTTCAAAAAACTATCAGTCTGCAGGCATTGGGAGCGCTTTAATTGAACGAACGAAAAATGAAATAGGCGAGCAGTGTAGCCTTATTCTTTTATCAGCTCCAAGCAGCAATGGACTACTATCCAAAGGTAGGATTTGAATTGGCGAACAATGCTTTTTTTATACGACGTAGCCATTAAGTTGGGTAATTGATTAAAATAATACAGAAAGGGTGACCTGTACATGTCAGATTGGTTTATCTGGTTTATTGTTCTCTGGACTATATTTCTTATCACAATTATGTTTATCGGTGGGTTTTTTATGTTTCGTAAGTTTTTAAAACGTCTTCCAAAAGAAGATGGAAAATCCATTCTTGACTGGCAGGACTATTATATTGAACGAGCTCTTCCACTCTGGGACGAGCCTCAAAAGAAATTATTAAATGAACTTGTTGAACCTGTTCCCGAAATATTTAGAGATATCGCAAAAGGAAAAATTGCAGGAAAGATTAGCGAAATTGCATTAAAAGAAGATGCTTCTAGTATTACAGAGCCTCATATCATCCGTGGATATATTCTAGCAACACCCAAACGCGATCATAAATTTCTTATTAAAACGTTGCAAAAAAAACAAATCGATGTGACACCCTACAAACATTTATTTGAAGCAACTTCATAGATTTATCCTTATATCTGGACATTTTCACATCGTTTATTCTTAATTTGTACATTGTCAATTTGATAAAATATTAGTACTCTTAAACGTAGTTTAGTATAGAAGGGACGTCTTATATGTTGAAAAGTACCTTATATGAAGTCATTGAAAACAAACGCCTGCAACTTCTTAAGGCGTCTCAATCAAATGACCTAAGTTCATCACATGTATTAAAAATCAGCCAAGACTTAGACTTGCTTCTTAACCAATATGACAAAGAGATAAAACGCACCTCTTACAGTTAACTGCTGTAGGGTGCGTTTTTAACTAGTTCGGTATAGCCTCTTTCCCTTTTTGTAGCTCGTACATATTTTTGTACAGACCGCCAAGTGTTAATAATTCCTCATGATTTCCACGCTCTACAACCTCCCCTTGATGGAGGACAAGAATATGATCGGCTTCTTTAATCGTTGACAAGCGATGGGCAATGGCAATGGTTGTCCGGTTTGCCTGCATCCGTTTTAACGCTGTTTGAATTATTTCTTCAGTTTCCGTGTCGATGCTTGCGGTTGCTTCGTCTAGTACTAGAATACTCGGATTATGTGCCATCGTTCTCGCAAAAGATAGTAATTGCTTTTGCCCACTTGATAGAGTTGTCCCTCTCTCCGTTACACCTGTTTGCCATTGATTAGGTAACTCTTTAATAAATGTATCTGCACCAACAAGTGTGCATGCCTCTATTGCCGCACTTTGTGACACTGTTGGACGGTTTAATGTGATATTCGTTTCGATGGTTCCACTATATAAAAACGAGTCCTGGAGTACTAAGCCTAATTTTGAACGGAGCTCTTCATTAGAGCGGTTAGAAATTGACTCACCATCAATCAAAATGTCACCCTCCTCCAACTCATAAAACCTCATTAACAAATTAACAATGGAACTTTTTCCACTACCACTATGTCCAACAAGTGCCAAAGTCTCTCCCTTGTTCACTTTAAAGGAAATATTCTTTAAGATATTGGATTTTTGATCATATGAAAACGTGACATTTCTAAATTCAATACTTCCTTCCGAAATCGGTATATTGCTCTCGCCTTTTTTGGTTGGTGCATATTCGTTATGATCCATCAAGGAGAATACTCGACCAGCAGATACTATCGCTTGCTGGTACATCGAAAGACGCATCATAATTTGATTAACCGGCTCAAAGAAACGGTCCAAGTAATTTACAAACGCATATAAAACACCAATTTCAATTGTTGTTTGTAACGATTGAACACCGAAAAATCCAAGCACAATAACGAGTGCAAGAATTGCCAGAATATCTACCATTGGTCGAAGCAACAATCCATCTACCTTCATTGCTTTTAATCCAGCAGACATATGTGAATCATTAACCTCTGCAAATTCTTTTCGTAGTCGTTTCTCCTGACGAAACATTTGCACAATAGTCATGCCTTGAATCGACTCATTCATCTTTCCATTTAATTGACTAAGTCTACCACTGAGATTCGCATAAAATTTTGCACTCATCGATCTATACACTCTCATTAATAAGAGGATTAAAGGTAAAAAGATCAGACAATAAAGGGCAAGTGTCGCATTTAAATAAAACATCGCAACAAATGTTCCAATTAGAAATAAAAAGTTTTGAACAAACACAGCAAGAACACTCATATAGAGCTCTTTAATAGACTCAGTATCGTTTGTTATTCGAGAAATCAATCCACCCTGGCGTCCTATCAAAAAAAGATAAGCCTAGTTTTTGTACATTTTTAAATACGTCCATACGTAAGGTTTGAATGATTTTTAATGCGATCTCTTGAAACATATAACCTTGAATATAAGAAATAATCACAGCCCCAAAGTGTAAGACAATGTAGGATATTGCAAGCCAAACAAGTGGAGATGTTGGAAATTGTCCAGGTGCAAGGTAGTCATCAATAAAAATTTTCACTAAAATCGGTCCAAGGAGCTCAGCACCAGTTGCCAATCCTAATAACAAAAGAGCAATGGTAATTTTGAATCGATGTGGTTTAATATAACGTAACAATCGAAATAAAATTTGTTTTTGGTCTTTACCTGTTAGAACACGATCCTCATGTTTCACTCATTAGCCCCACCTTTCTCAACCAAATTCTCAAGCTGCTGCTGAGTATACATTCTGCTATACCAACCTTTTGCTTGCATCAGCTCTTGATGATTCCCACATTCAACGATTTCACCAGCACTTAATACGATAATCGTATCAGCATGATAAATCGCGCTGAGTCGGTGTGCTGTTATAATATTGGTTTGATTTTGTCGATGTTCTCTCAGCTGACTCAAAATATGCTCTTCTGTCGCTGCATCTACTGCTGATAAAGAGTCATCCATTATAAGTACTTCGGGATCAACCAATAGAGCCCGAGCAATGGAAATACGTTGCTTTTGCCCACCAGATAAGGTAACCCCGCGCTCCCCTACTAATGTGTCATAGCCTTCTTTAAATGTACTAATGTCTCGGTGAATGCCTGCCAGTTTACAAGCATCTACAATTTGTTCTCTTGTCGCATTTGGTACAGCAAATGCGACATTTTCAGCAATGCTTGCCGAAAACAAAAAGTGCTCCTGTGGAACAATGCCATACATTTCTTTTAAACGAGTAATCTTTAGCTTCTCAATTGACGTATCTCCAATTGTTATGCGGCCATCTGCAAGGTCGTATTCCCTCTGCAACAATCGAAGCATCGTTGTTTTTCCACTTCCTGTTTTTCCGACAATACCTAATGTTTTTCCTTCATAGATATTCAGGTCAATTCCCTTTAGAGCAATTGACGCAGAACCTGGATATTGGAATGTATGAATATTGACTGAAATTGTTCCTGTTGCTTTTTTATCAACTGAATCTGGAAAATCCAAAATTTCATCGTCTTCAGCTAGAAGCTTTTGAATACGATCATAAGAAGCCCGCCCACGCTCCACCGTATTAAAAAACATACCAAGTGCAAGCATTGGCCAAATTAACAGTGATAGGTACACAGTGAAACTTGTTAGTTCACCAATCGTTAGCTCTCCATTAATAACAAACCTAGCACCAAATGCAACGGCAAGAAAATAACATATTCCTACAATTAGTGAAATCGTTGGTGAAAATAACGCATCAATACGAGCAACCTTCATATTTTTTTCACAACATCCAATGATTTTAATCTGAATTCCTCTGTCTCTGCCTCTTCTTGACCAAAGGCTTTTGTTACTCGGACCCCACTGATTACACTTTGAACATTATCATTTAATTCTGAAAATGACCCTTGTGCAACATGAAAACGCTTATGTAATAATCCACCATAATAATTTGTTAATATCGCCATAAGTGGCATCGGTGCTAACGTAATTAATGTCAGTTTCCAATCAATGACTATCGCCATCGTCAACACAACAAAGCCTCCCATTGTAAGGGAGTCAACAATTGTAAGAACCCCTTGACCTGCTGTCATCTGAACAGCACGAACATCATTGGTTCCATGAGCCATCAAATCTCCTGTTCGAAGCCTCTGATAAAATCGACTAGACATCTTTGTAAAGTGTTGATACAACTGATTACGTATAGTTCTAGCCAGCTGGATCGACGCTCCAAAAATCATAATTCTCCAAACATAACGTAATCCATATGTAATAACTCCAACCCCAATAAGTAAAAGAATCCAACCTGTGAGTGAATCGCTCGTTAAAGTAGAGTCATAAATTCCATCAACTACTCGACCAATCACATACGGTGGCACTAGCACCAGTATTGATACTAGAACTAAGACTATTATGCCAATAATATAAGCTTTTTTCTCTTCTTTAAAAAACCACCACAAATCCCGGTAAACTCTCATACACATTCTCCCCTTCAAAGCAGAAAACACCCCATATAGAGGTGCTTGCATCATTTATTTAGTTTGCTGCTTCTGCATCGCTTTCATCATTTGATTAATCTTTTTCTGGGATGGGTTTTGTCCCATTTGCATCATCATCACTCGTAACATTTGCTCGTTAATAGGCGGGTTCTTTTTCAAGTAAGACATCATTGTTTTACGTGCAATAAAGAATCCGATAGCCAATCCCGCAAGTACGGCTACAGTATAACCAATAATATGAATCCACATCTCGGTGAACGTCCTCCTTCAAACTAGATCAAACGTTCGGAACGAATCCGAACATACTCATCTATTATATCGCATAATGAGGCTCTTTAAAAGGACAGCTTTTCAAATTGAATGACTGTTTTGGAAAGCCTGTACTTTTTTTATCGGTCCAAGCCAGCCAAAACGTCGTTGTCCAACGTTTACCGCAAAAAAATACGTATTTAATTCCTTTAGTCGCTCAAAGAGTCTTGTCTCAATTTCCATTTTCCCAAAAGCCATCAAGAGCAGATGGTGATCTCGAAGTTTCACATCAACCCAACTACCGGATGGACTATGCTCCATTCGATACGTAGATACATTTACTTGTTCACTGCTTAAATAATGGTCTTCTTTTGATAAAATTTTCAGTAATTCCTTTGTTGGCAAAGGTTTAGTAATATACTCAACCTGTTTAGTCAGTAAGGGTTTTAGCGTATGATCAGCCTGAAATCGTTCACAAAATAAATTAAAAAGCTTAATTTCTTGCCCGTAATAACGATTCACAATCGCCTCATCTAGCAAATATAATTGATAGCTTCTCATCCTTACCCTCCTGTATTACGGAATTTGTGCTTAGTATACATGCTTCCGCTTAAAAAGGCTGTTTGTTAGTGTCGAACATTTCGTCGAGACTTGTCTAAAACAAAAAAGAGGCAGTCAATTGACTACCTCCATACAAATTCTTATTGAAGCAACGATTTAGCTCGTGCCACAACATTTTCAACTGTAAATCCATACTCAGCTAGAATTTCAGAGCCTTTACCAGATGCGCCAAAGCGGTCAATCGCAAGAATTTGTCCTTCATCTCCAACATAACGGTCCCATCCTAATGAGGAGCCAACTTCAATTCCTAAACGAGCTTTAATATTTTTCGGAATGACGCTGTTTTTGTATTCTTTTGATTGTGCTTCAAAACGATCCAAGCTCGGCATACTTACGACATTTGCAAGAATACCTTCTTTTTCTAGTTCTTTTTTCGCCTCAACAGCTAGTGCAACTTCTGAACCAGAAGCAAGAAGTAGAAGATGTGCTTCTCCATTTGCTTCATCAATCACGTACGCACCTTTTTTTGTTCCTTCGTACGCATTTTCAGCTGTTCCTTCAAGAGTCGGAAGGTTTTGGCGGCTTAATACAAGTGCTGTCGGCTGATCTGTTGATTCTAATGCTAATTTCCATGCAGCTGTTGCTTCATTTCCATCAGCCGGACGAATAATAGAAAGATTCGGCATTGCTCGTAGTGCAGCCAGTTGCTCAACCGGTTCGTGTGTTGGACCATCTTCTCCAACCGCGATACTGTCATGAGTGAACACATACGTAACAGGAAGTCCCATTAATGCAGCTAATCGGATAGCCGGACGTAGGTAGTCAGAGAAAACAAAGAATGTTCCTCCAAATACTTTTAATCCGCCATGTAACGCCATTCCATTAAGTGCTGCTCCCATTGCAAACTCACGTACACCAAACCAAATGTTACGACCATCGTACTGGTCACGACTGAAGTTATCTTGGCCTTTTAACGTTGTGTTGTTAGAACAGCTAAGTCAGCAGAACCACCAAATAATTGTGGTACGTTTTTAGCAAATGCATTTAATGCTTGTCCCGCAGATGCACGACTTGCCACACTTGTACCCACTTCATGAACGGGTGCATCTTTGTCCCAAGCCTTCAGGTAGTTTTCCAGCGATCGCTAGTTCATACTCTTTAGCAAGCTCTGGGAACTCAGCCTTGTAGCTTTCAAATAATTGATTCCATTCTTTTTCTTTATCAGCGCCTTCTTCAACCACACGAGCAAACAATTCAGCCGCTTCGCTAGGAATATAAAAATCGCCTTCGTAGTCCCATTTATATGCTTCTTTTGTTAATTTCACTTCATCGGCACCCAGTGGTGAACCATGAGAAGCAGATTTTCCTGATTTATTTGGTGAACCAAAACCAATTGTCGTTTTCACTTCAATTAAAGTTGGACGATCATCAGCCTTAGCCGATTCAATGGCTTCAGAAATCTCTGTCACATCATTTCCATCTTCCACACGAATCACTTGCAAGCCGTATGCTTTGTAACGATCTTCTACACTCTCTGAGAAAGAATGATGTAGATCTCCATCTAATGAAATATCATTAGAATCATACAGCACAATTAAACGGCCTAACTTCAGATGACCTGCAAGTGAAGCAGCTTCAGCCGAAATCCCTTCCATTAAGTCACCATCACCACAAATACTATAAGTGAAATGGTCGACAACTGGGAAATTTGATTTGTTATAAGTAGCTGCAAGATGTCTTTCAGCCATTGCCATACCAACTGCCATTGCAACACCTTGTCCAAGTGGGCCAGTTGTTGCTTCTACGCCTGGTGTATGACCATACTCAGGATGTCCAGGTGTGCGACTTCCTAGCTGTCTGAACTGTTGAAGATCCTTTAAGCCTAAATCATAACCTGTAAGGTGCAAGAGGCTATATAAAAGCATCGAGCCGTGGCCAGCAGACAAGACAAAACGGTCTCTGTTACTCCACTCTGGATTACCAGGATTATGATTCATAAATTTTGTCCATAAAGCAAAAGCCATTGGTGCAGCTCCCATCGGCATTCCTGGGTGACCCGAATTGGCTTTCTCAACACTATCAATAGACAATGTGCGAATCGTATTTATTGCAATATTTTCAGCATTTGTAGACATATGTATGTTCATCCTCCCGTAGATCATTATTTTCTTTTTTCTCCCTCATCATATACAATCTACATCAATTTCACAAGGTCAGACAACTATCAATAATAACAAAAAAAAGAACTAGTCTAAAAGCTAGTCCTTAATGAGTATTCCCGTTATTACGTTTTTTACTTTCCTTAAGTGCCTCAGGGGTCACATCCGTGCCTTCTTCATCAACAACCGTGACAGAATGTAACTGGTTTTTAAATGAATTTCTAAACCCTTTTAGATATTCCGCACGTAATTCTTTTTGTTCTTTTGCTTCTGAAAGTGTTAAGCCACTCTCCTTCGCCTTTTTAGCTAGTTGATTAATCCTGTTTAATTTATCTTGATGAAGCATCATAAACACTCACTTTCCTGAACATATCTTATGAGTGGTATGTTACCATGACTAATCGCAACCGGCAAATTCAATGCCTAATTCTTCTCATCTAGTTCGCGCTTTTGATTCTTCATATATTCCTGATATCTTCTATGAACGGTCGCTTTTGATAAGTTATACCCAAGCCCTTTTAATGTTGCAGAAATATCATAAAAAGCTAAGCCACGTTCCCGCAGACGGATAATCTCCTGAAGTGGGACATCTAGACGGTCTCTTCCTCCACCACCTAAACTGGAGAAATTTTGCTCAGGATGATAGCCTTCAGCCATCGCACGTCTCATTCCTCTTCTTATTTTAAGATTATGAAGCTTCCTTTGATATTCCTCAACAATTGAGACGATACTTAAAACCATTTCATCAGCTTCAGATAGTTGCATGCGGTCCTTATCTTGCAATGTATAAACCTGTATACCATATTTCTTTAGCTGATAAAGAAGAGCCATTCTGGCATGTCCTCTTGCTAGTCGTGTTTCATCTTGAATCACAAGGCAATCAAACGCCTTCTCTTTTGCTAAATCGAGAATCGTTAATAGTTCTTCTCGATCTATTTCATACCCACTTGCTTTTTCCTTTATTGACTTAACGAGAGTCCAAGCCCTTTTCTTCAACCATTAATGATAACTCTTGATGCTGTCTTTCAAGCGATGTTTGTTGTTCTTCTTTCTCCGTGCTTACCCTGCTGTAAATGATTACTCTATTCGTTGTCTGCACCATTAGTTCGTTCTCCACTGTTAAATTTATACGCATAATCTTGATTGCTTGTTCCATTGATTTGACCATTATCATATTCAGAATCTACAAACTGTTCTTGCTCTTGTTTCTGATCTTCTATGCCATCCACAAACTGATCATCACCAAATGAACCTGGAAGTAAAATTGTCAAATACATAAGACATAACGTACATACGGCTGCTCCAAGTAAAAAGAATTCCTGTCCTGTCCATTTCTTACTCATAACGCTCACCTCTTATAGAATGTTTGTTCGCCTTTTATATTAAAGGGAACATCCGTTTGTGTCAACATTTAATTTAGAACTTATGTTTGCGTTACATATGTTCGTATGGTACGATTTATCTATAAAGGAAACGTAAGAGGAGTGTACTGGTATGACAAAGCTTTCAAGACGTCAGGAAGAGATTCTTGGTTTTATAAAAGTAGAAGTCCGAAAAAAAGGCTATCCGCCATCCGTTCGTGAAATTGGAGAAGCTGTTGGGTTAGCATCTAGCTCTACGGTACATGGGCATTTATCAAGACTTGAAAAAAAGGGCTACATTCGTCGAGATCCCACTAAACCTAGAGCAATTGAAGTATTAGACCTTGAAGATATGCTAGCAGAAAACGAATCCCCAAAACGACAAGCAAGCTATGCACCAATTATCGGTAAAGTAACAGCCGGTCTTCCTATTACAGCAGTCGAGAATATAGAAGACTACTTACCTCTTCCTGAACATATGTCGGCTGATGAGAATACATATGTGTTAGTAATTGAAGGGGAAAGTATGATTGAGGCTGGCATCTACGACGGTGATATGGTCATTGTTCGTCAACAACAAACAGCAAACAACGGTGACATCATTGTTGCGATGACCGAGGACAACGAAGCAACAGTAAAACGCTTTTTTAAAGAAAAAGATCGTATTAGGCTCCAACCAGAGAATGCTTCAATGGATCCAATTATCTTATCTTCTGTGACGATCCTTGGAAAAGTCATTGGTGTATTCCGTACCATTCATTAAAAGTTGACAGTGAGACACCTCAAACATTAGATGTTTGAGGTGTTTTTATGTTTACTCATTTCTAGAGACTAATTCATGTATCTGCTCAATTTACGGTACGTGAAATTTAATGAATGAGAGTAATGTTATTCGGTTGGCGTTCCATATATACAACAAGTGTTTTCTATAGTACCTTGACTACCTGGGGCAAATCCACCTGCAGTTGCTAAGTCCTTGGAATTGAAAAGGATTCTAATAGGATACAAAGGGATGCAGACTGTAACAGGAATGTGTAAAGAATTTTTCATTTTTCATAGAAACGCGGAGAAATGGTTGAGAGTTGAGATAAAACATATATATCGACTTTTTATCTGTCTTTAGTGCTACTCTATTGATTTGCTCGGGGGCATCTTTTCATATGGTGCTCTATCGTTTCACTTTTGCCTTCTATCGTTTCAATCGGTGCTCCATCGTTTCAATTTGGTCTTCTATCGTTTCAATTGGTGCTCCATCGTTTCAATTTAGTCTTCTATCGTTTCAATCGGTACTCCATCGTTTCACTTTGGTCTTCTATCGTTTCAATCGGTACTCCATCGCTCCACTTTCCCCGAAACCACAGTCAAATCCCCAGCGTATATACACTGGGGGTAGCTTCTATCCTTTTACTCCGGTTAAGGCGATTCCTTCAATGATTTGGCGTTGGGCAAAAATGTAGATGACTAGAACAGGAATGACGGAGATTGTTGCTCCAGCCATCATTAATGGCCAGTCGGTTACGTATAAGCCTTTAAATGTTGCGAGTAATAGTGGCACCGTATAAAGGTTTTGATCACTCAAAAAGACGAGTGGTTGGATAAAGTTATTCCAAATTCCGATAAATGAAAAGATACCGAACGCAGCTAGTGCCGGGCGAACTAATGGCAAAATGATTTTCCAATAAATATATAGTGGGTTTGCT
The nucleotide sequence above comes from Alkalicoccobacillus plakortidis. Encoded proteins:
- a CDS encoding small acid-soluble spore protein P, which codes for MTERHNAKDIRSNAGKAKNGGQPEPLSGSKKVKKANHVSQTNGEG
- a CDS encoding YjcZ family sporulation protein: MGGYEKGNGFALIVVLFILLVIVGASWLY
- a CDS encoding GNAT family N-acetyltransferase, coding for MQLTYHVNAPVTAEEVADVFKSSGIIRPVDDLDRIEKMLQAAQLVISVRDGEQLVGIARSLTDFCYCCYLSDLAVSKNYQSAGIGSALIERTKNEIGEQCSLILLSAPSSNGLLSKGRI
- a CDS encoding DUF2621 domain-containing protein, with translation MSDWFIWFIVLWTIFLITIMFIGGFFMFRKFLKRLPKEDGKSILDWQDYYIERALPLWDEPQKKLLNELVEPVPEIFRDIAKGKIAGKISEIALKEDASSITEPHIIRGYILATPKRDHKFLIKTLQKKQIDVTPYKHLFEATS
- a CDS encoding aspartyl-phosphate phosphatase Spo0E family protein: MLKSTLYEVIENKRLQLLKASQSNDLSSSHVLKISQDLDLLLNQYDKEIKRTSYS
- a CDS encoding YneF family protein, whose translation is MWIHIIGYTVAVLAGLAIGFFIARKTMMSYLKKNPPINEQMLRVMMMQMGQNPSQKKINQMMKAMQKQQTK
- the sirA gene encoding sporulation inhibitor of replication protein SirA: MRSYQLYLLDEAIVNRYYGQEIKLFNLFCERFQADHTLKPLLTKQVEYITKPLPTKELLKILSKEDHYLSSEQVNVSTYRMEHSPSGSWVDVKLRDHHLLLMAFGKMEIETRLFERLKELNTYFFAVNVGQRRFGWLGPIKKVQAFQNSHSI
- a CDS encoding DUF896 domain-containing protein, with amino-acid sequence MLHQDKLNRINQLAKKAKESGLTLSEAKEQKELRAEYLKGFRNSFKNQLHSVTVVDEEGTDVTPEALKESKKRNNGNTH
- the lexA gene encoding transcriptional repressor LexA, which gives rise to MTKLSRRQEEILGFIKVEVRKKGYPPSVREIGEAVGLASSSTVHGHLSRLEKKGYIRRDPTKPRAIEVLDLEDMLAENESPKRQASYAPIIGKVTAGLPITAVENIEDYLPLPEHMSADENTYVLVIEGESMIEAGIYDGDMVIVRQQQTANNGDIIVAMTEDNEATVKRFFKEKDRIRLQPENASMDPIILSSVTILGKVIGVFRTIH